TGTAATATGTGAAATTGTCTATGCCGAGCTTGCCTCTCAGTTTTTATCGGCGCAGGATTTAAACCGTTTCCTTGCGGAAACAGGGATCCGGCTTGTCAGCTCAAATGAAAAAGCTCTGTATATTGCGGGAGGAAAGTGGGTTGAATATTCCAAAAAGAAAAGCCCCATGCAATGTTTTCATTGCGGCAGACACCTGAAGCTCTCATGTCCGCACTGTGCATCTGTAATATTGACACGGCAAAGGGTGCTTAGTGATTTTATTATCGGCGCTCATGCGCTGGTGCACGCGGATATTTTGCTTTCAAGGGACCGGGGCGTTTATAAAACATATTTCAGCGGGCTGAAAATTGCAGAAAATTCTTAAACT
This region of Nitrospirota bacterium genomic DNA includes:
- a CDS encoding type II toxin-antitoxin system VapC family toxin, with amino-acid sequence MTSAVDTNILLDILIPGQSRVEESKRLLELYLAKGRLVICEIVYAELASQFLSAQDLNRFLAETGIRLVSSNEKALYIAGGKWVEYSKKKSPMQCFHCGRHLKLSCPHCASVILTRQRVLSDFIIGAHALVHADILLSRDRGVYKTYFSGLKIAENS